In Edaphobacter paludis, a single window of DNA contains:
- a CDS encoding glycosyltransferase: protein MNSPTVSVVMSVFNGGSFLSQAVESILHQSFEDFEFIIVDDGSTDASASTLDGFQSRDARIHVVHQKNTGLVHALNRGCALARGKYIARMDADDIALPDRLASQVEFLESHPTVVLLGGAVDFIDARGNKLHTARYPAADTAIKRALLDSSVFWHPTVLMSRRAFVCLGGYRNVPDAEDYDLWLRMAEIGELANLSQVLLRYRVHAQQVSVLRCRTQALGSLAARASAVARRRGDCDPLHRMSEITASLLSANGVSDRSLQTTIARSYLSSIRNMFLLRDHASALNMLGVLHSSGFEHAERWVISDSHLCAAKVYWSQAKYIRCLFSCVVAVIKRPIVLGRPFKSALRAIFAT from the coding sequence ATGAATAGCCCGACGGTATCGGTTGTCATGAGTGTCTTCAACGGGGGCAGCTTCTTGTCCCAGGCCGTGGAGAGCATTCTGCATCAGAGCTTCGAAGACTTCGAATTCATCATCGTGGACGACGGATCAACCGACGCCTCTGCCTCGACGCTCGATGGATTTCAAAGCCGTGACGCTCGCATCCACGTTGTCCATCAGAAGAACACGGGGTTAGTCCACGCACTGAACCGCGGCTGTGCCCTGGCACGCGGCAAATACATTGCGCGGATGGATGCCGATGACATCGCGCTCCCCGACCGTCTCGCATCCCAGGTCGAATTCCTCGAAAGCCATCCCACGGTAGTCCTCCTAGGGGGTGCGGTTGACTTTATCGATGCGCGAGGCAATAAGCTCCACACTGCCAGATATCCCGCTGCCGATACGGCGATCAAGCGAGCACTCCTGGACAGCAGCGTGTTCTGGCATCCCACCGTTCTCATGTCGAGGAGAGCCTTCGTCTGCCTGGGAGGCTACAGAAACGTCCCTGACGCCGAAGATTACGACCTTTGGCTAAGAATGGCGGAGATTGGTGAACTGGCCAATCTGTCACAGGTGCTGCTTCGTTATAGAGTTCATGCTCAGCAGGTCTCCGTTCTCCGCTGCCGCACCCAGGCCCTCGGCTCACTTGCTGCGAGAGCCTCTGCAGTTGCACGGCGAAGGGGCGACTGCGATCCTCTCCACAGGATGTCAGAGATCACGGCATCTCTTCTATCGGCCAACGGTGTAAGCGACAGGAGCCTGCAAACGACGATTGCAAGAAGCTACCTCTCATCCATACGCAACATGTTCCTTCTGAGAGATCATGCTTCTGCTCTCAACATGCTCGGAGTCTTGCACTCTTCAGGGTTTGAGCACGCCGAACGCTGGGTGATCTCAGACTCCCATCTCTGCGCCGCGAAAGTATATTGGTCGCAAGCGAAGTACATCCGATGTCTTTTTAGCTGCGTTGTTGCCGTAATCAAGCGCCCCATCGTTTTGGGTCGTCCCTTCAAATCCGCCCTACGCGCAATCTTCGCAACATAA
- a CDS encoding glycosyltransferase family 4 protein, with the protein MTSQPLDVLTKEPILQPAAPIPPRNPLTVCMLAYAFYESDTRIMQYAEALARRGDTVEVIALRRGPTFPEVEIIRGVKVFRIQERTVNETGLLTYITRILRFFLRSALFLYRRQRVRTCDLVHVHNVPDFLVFSALAAKLQRVPILLDIHDLLPEFYASKFKIAHDTALFRVLTFIERCSAGFATHVIVANHLWCDRLAGRSSQPRKCSVIRNRPDLSIFSGKRSSPPTTHSGRFLFTYPGSLNWHQGVDVAIRAFASIADRIPDADFHIYGEGAAKPSLICLTHQLGMEERILFHDFLPSREIAQVMAATDLAIEPKRSTSAFGNEALSTKILEFMSLGVPVIASRTKIHAFYYDQSIIQYYDHDDEFALAGQMLRLKNDSALRARLAENASEYAKENTWDACKQEYLDLVDVLAGARVLHA; encoded by the coding sequence ATGACTTCTCAGCCGCTTGATGTCTTGACCAAAGAACCGATCCTCCAGCCTGCGGCTCCCATACCGCCGCGCAACCCGCTCACGGTCTGCATGCTCGCCTACGCCTTCTACGAGAGCGATACCCGCATAATGCAATATGCCGAAGCCCTCGCCCGTCGCGGCGACACCGTGGAGGTCATCGCACTCCGGCGGGGCCCCACCTTTCCCGAGGTGGAAATCATCCGCGGAGTGAAGGTCTTCCGTATCCAGGAGCGCACCGTTAACGAAACCGGGCTCCTGACATACATCACCCGTATCCTGCGGTTTTTCCTGCGCTCCGCGCTCTTCCTCTACCGCAGGCAGCGCGTCCGCACCTGTGATCTTGTACATGTTCACAACGTGCCGGACTTCCTGGTCTTCTCCGCGCTCGCAGCAAAGCTACAGCGCGTTCCTATTCTCCTCGATATCCACGATCTGCTTCCCGAGTTCTACGCGAGCAAGTTCAAAATTGCTCACGATACCGCCCTCTTTCGCGTTCTCACGTTCATCGAGAGGTGTTCGGCAGGCTTTGCCACACACGTCATCGTCGCCAACCATCTCTGGTGCGACCGCCTGGCTGGGCGGTCCTCGCAGCCTCGCAAATGCAGTGTCATTCGCAACCGCCCGGACCTGAGCATCTTCTCAGGTAAGCGCAGCAGCCCCCCCACCACACACTCGGGACGATTCCTGTTCACCTATCCCGGCTCGCTCAACTGGCACCAGGGCGTCGATGTCGCGATTCGCGCCTTTGCGAGTATCGCCGACCGCATACCCGATGCCGACTTTCACATCTATGGTGAAGGCGCCGCCAAACCCTCGCTCATCTGCCTGACGCATCAACTCGGAATGGAGGAACGCATCCTCTTCCATGACTTCCTGCCTAGTCGCGAGATAGCCCAGGTCATGGCGGCCACCGATCTGGCCATCGAGCCCAAGCGGTCCACCTCCGCCTTCGGCAATGAAGCTCTCAGTACAAAGATCCTCGAGTTCATGTCACTCGGAGTTCCCGTCATAGCCAGCCGCACAAAGATTCATGCTTTCTACTACGACCAGTCCATCATTCAGTACTACGACCATGATGACGAGTTTGCGCTGGCCGGGCAGATGCTTCGATTGAAAAATGACTCCGCCCTGCGCGCACGCCTCGCCGAAAATGCCAGCGAGTACGCAAAAGAAAATACCTGGGACGCGTGCAAACAGGAATACCTCGACCTCGTTGATGTCCTCGCGGGCGCACGGGTCCTACACGCTTAG
- a CDS encoding glycosyltransferase family 1 protein, translating to MAQAREQSVFQSMSRARTQLARRFRQIPQLLRTEGLTAVSDRIRRVAAQRLTPARVISPVRRADIMAVDLSHPFEYSIPTFNPGQPLTANWVITPPALGSGGHTTLFRMVRYLEAHGYRNRIYFYDPYGGDHLYYESIVRNYYHFHGPVASVDRGMEDAHIVFATSWPTAYPVFNSRCGGKRFYFVQDFEPFFYPVGSTSSLAENTYRMGFHGIGIGSCFAEKLTSEFGMTIDTFNYGCDISQYHRSPNSPRSGIVFYARRDNARRGLELGLMALEVFASRNPEVEIHIYGDTIGKQPFSFTDHGRLSPAELNLLYNRCYAGLSLSFTNVSLVALEMLAAGCIPVVNDTPQVRTDLDNPFVAYALPYPQALSAQLEAVLANQDFEFLSSAAASSVHATSWEEAGAEIDRILRRAMRIDAKCIR from the coding sequence ATGGCCCAGGCAAGAGAACAGTCCGTCTTCCAATCGATGAGTCGAGCCAGAACTCAGCTCGCCCGGCGCTTCCGCCAGATCCCCCAACTCCTGCGAACCGAAGGACTCACCGCCGTCTCCGACCGCATCCGAAGAGTCGCCGCCCAACGCCTCACGCCCGCCCGTGTGATCTCGCCCGTCCGCCGCGCCGACATCATGGCCGTCGACCTCTCCCACCCCTTCGAATATTCCATCCCAACGTTTAACCCCGGGCAGCCGCTTACCGCCAACTGGGTCATCACTCCGCCAGCTCTAGGCTCTGGAGGCCATACCACCCTCTTCCGCATGGTGCGCTATCTGGAAGCACATGGCTATCGCAACCGCATCTACTTCTACGACCCATATGGCGGCGACCACCTCTATTACGAGTCCATCGTCCGCAACTACTATCACTTCCACGGCCCCGTCGCCAGCGTCGACCGGGGTATGGAAGATGCTCACATTGTCTTCGCCACAAGCTGGCCGACGGCCTATCCGGTCTTCAACTCACGTTGCGGAGGAAAACGCTTCTACTTCGTCCAGGACTTCGAACCCTTCTTCTATCCTGTCGGAAGCACCAGCTCTTTAGCCGAGAACACCTACCGCATGGGATTTCACGGCATCGGCATCGGCAGCTGCTTCGCCGAGAAACTCACCAGCGAATTCGGCATGACCATCGACACCTTCAACTATGGCTGCGACATCTCGCAATACCACCGCTCCCCGAATAGTCCACGCTCGGGAATCGTCTTCTATGCCCGCCGTGACAACGCGCGCCGCGGTCTGGAACTTGGCCTCATGGCACTCGAAGTCTTCGCCAGCCGCAATCCAGAAGTAGAAATTCACATCTATGGCGATACGATCGGAAAGCAGCCCTTCTCCTTCACCGATCACGGCCGCCTCAGCCCCGCCGAGCTCAACCTCCTCTACAACCGCTGCTACGCCGGGCTCAGCCTCTCCTTCACGAACGTCTCCCTGGTCGCACTGGAGATGCTCGCCGCCGGCTGCATTCCCGTCGTCAACGATACCCCGCAGGTTCGCACCGACCTCGATAATCCCTTCGTCGCCTACGCTCTTCCTTACCCGCAGGCGCTCTCAGCACAGCTCGAAGCTGTTCTCGCCAACCAGGACTTCGAGTTCCTCTCCTCTGCCGCAGCCTCCTCCGTCCACGCCACAAGCTGGGAGGAAGCTGGGGCCGAGATCGATCGAATCCTGCGCCGGGCCATGCGCATCGATGCCAAATGCATCCGCTAA
- a CDS encoding O-antigen ligase family protein, with protein MTLIVCMQLTIVLSIVYASRHRLEDALPVFCFFLVLMPLEARLVIPGLFDLTTMRISLLTLLMLYLIRGEPASSEPLPLKYLMIMHVSWAALSTIYSLSFTTSAKQLLSQVMEFYLLYFLLVRIITSVKTIHNILFAACMAMGVCCILAISESSAHWSILRIFPSNLWITYNGGVDPIYIEWGRGLRVRSTFPHPILFGDALAMSIPLTLYLLSIWEEQRKRLLLWTGLILMFWAIYRTSSRGPWIATGFCSVLLFLLIRNRIRKYILAIGFATLIVLLARPGIWATIDGLYSASTDTNTPVGTSYLYRDALNHAVRDAVAKNPTRALLGYGLGTFRELGLEIRFLGRAKRWFTCDNNWASFLYETGYGGLFLIGALLFKALWIAFQNYLHLPEPENLLDGVLFICLAGFYFLLLSVAGYSWGQQGYLAWILISLVVSHPRVALENESEDSESGDLLEEQQNPISEEEYDFSAA; from the coding sequence ATGACCCTAATCGTCTGCATGCAGCTAACGATCGTCCTAAGCATTGTCTATGCCAGCCGTCATAGGCTCGAGGATGCGCTTCCGGTCTTCTGCTTCTTCCTCGTACTCATGCCGCTCGAAGCCCGGCTCGTCATCCCTGGCCTGTTCGATCTCACGACCATGAGGATCTCGCTCCTGACTCTCCTCATGCTTTACCTCATTCGAGGCGAGCCCGCCAGCAGCGAACCTCTTCCCTTGAAGTACCTGATGATTATGCACGTCTCCTGGGCCGCGCTCTCTACGATCTATTCTCTTTCCTTTACCACCAGCGCCAAGCAGTTGCTCTCACAGGTCATGGAGTTTTACCTTCTATATTTCCTCTTGGTAAGGATCATTACCTCGGTAAAAACCATTCACAACATCCTCTTTGCTGCCTGCATGGCAATGGGCGTGTGCTGCATCCTGGCGATCTCGGAATCGTCCGCACACTGGAGTATCCTTCGGATCTTCCCTTCCAACCTCTGGATCACCTACAACGGAGGAGTGGACCCAATTTATATTGAATGGGGTCGCGGACTGCGGGTTCGCTCCACCTTTCCCCACCCAATCCTCTTCGGCGATGCGCTCGCCATGAGTATCCCCCTTACCCTCTATCTCCTAAGTATCTGGGAGGAGCAGCGCAAACGACTCCTGCTGTGGACAGGTCTCATACTCATGTTCTGGGCCATCTATAGGACCTCCAGCCGCGGACCCTGGATCGCGACTGGCTTTTGCTCGGTACTGCTTTTTCTTCTTATCCGTAACCGTATCCGCAAATACATTCTCGCCATTGGTTTTGCCACCTTAATCGTCCTGCTGGCAAGGCCTGGTATCTGGGCCACCATCGATGGGCTCTATTCTGCCTCCACCGACACCAATACCCCGGTCGGAACATCCTATCTCTACCGCGATGCGCTCAACCACGCCGTCCGCGATGCAGTCGCAAAGAATCCAACACGCGCTCTGCTGGGTTACGGTCTCGGGACATTTCGGGAGCTTGGCCTTGAAATCAGATTCCTGGGCCGCGCCAAACGCTGGTTTACATGCGACAACAACTGGGCATCTTTCCTCTATGAAACCGGCTACGGGGGACTCTTTCTCATAGGCGCTCTTCTCTTCAAAGCCCTTTGGATTGCGTTCCAAAACTATCTCCATCTGCCAGAGCCGGAAAATCTCCTCGATGGCGTCCTGTTCATCTGTCTCGCAGGCTTCTACTTCCTCCTGCTCAGCGTTGCCGGCTACAGCTGGGGACAACAAGGCTATTTGGCATGGATCCTCATCTCTCTCGTCGTCAGCCACCCACGGGTAGCCCTCGAGAACGAGTCCGAGGATAGCGAATCCGGCGACCTGCTGGAAGAGCAGCAGAATCCGATCTCGGAGGAAGAGTATGACTTCTCAGCCGCTTGA
- a CDS encoding polysaccharide deacetylase family protein, which yields MSLSFHLGALRSHVLCSVFCRPVSLCNQRPLVSFCFDDFPRTAYTVGGTILKSFGVHGTFYAAPRLIDTTNGLGDQLTRDDIDSLLTDGHELGCQTFSHLSYRALPLSTFELEVLKGRKFLRELTGYDPCNFAYPQGHVSLRCKRRLGPQMSSSRGTCSGINIQIADLNLLRANSLYGDLDQMDRIESLLSHNVSGHGWLIFYTHDVRRNHSPFGCTPALLDGTLLLAMKKGCRIASIKEAISTHEIPETPQRRAANVYDRAISGPGSA from the coding sequence ATGTCCCTGAGCTTCCATCTTGGTGCTCTGCGATCACACGTCCTGTGCTCGGTGTTCTGCCGTCCCGTTTCACTGTGCAATCAGAGACCTCTGGTTTCGTTCTGCTTCGACGACTTCCCCAGGACGGCATACACCGTCGGGGGCACCATCTTGAAGAGCTTCGGGGTGCACGGTACCTTCTACGCCGCTCCCCGTCTGATCGATACAACGAACGGCCTCGGCGACCAACTCACGCGAGACGACATCGACTCTCTTCTCACCGATGGCCATGAGCTTGGCTGTCAGACTTTTAGCCATCTCTCCTACCGGGCCCTCCCTCTGTCCACCTTCGAACTCGAAGTTCTAAAAGGCCGTAAATTCCTTCGAGAGCTGACCGGTTACGATCCCTGCAACTTTGCCTATCCTCAAGGCCACGTCTCGCTCCGGTGCAAAAGAAGACTCGGACCGCAGATGTCCAGCTCTCGCGGGACATGCAGTGGAATCAATATTCAAATCGCAGACCTCAACCTGCTTCGTGCCAATAGCCTCTATGGCGATCTCGATCAGATGGATCGCATCGAATCTCTCCTGTCCCACAACGTCAGTGGCCATGGATGGCTTATCTTCTACACCCACGATGTTCGCCGCAACCACTCACCCTTCGGCTGCACTCCCGCACTCCTGGACGGCACCTTGCTGCTCGCCATGAAGAAGGGTTGCCGCATCGCCTCCATCAAAGAAGCGATATCCACGCATGAAATACCGGAGACTCCTCAGCGGCGAGCGGCAAATGTTTACGACAGAGCGATCTCCGGCCCTGGTTCGGCATAA
- a CDS encoding GNAT family N-acetyltransferase, with amino-acid sequence MTVYKLDPLTDPRWPAFLSAHPESSIFHTAGWLRALHLSYRYSPIAFTTAQGDSLSNALVFCEVRSWLTGRRLISLPFSDHCQPLAVGRDLSEILEYLQQSRITHGWKYIELRPAKNNPLSPAQHCYADSERFSFQTIDLRPNLAAIYQRFHSSCIRRKIKRAEREGLVYEAGTSDDLLRKFGYLLLLTRRRHKLPPQPASWFNNIVRSLGPAVTVHLLSKDSVPIASMLTLTHKATLVYKYGCSDGHFNPLGGVPLLFWKVIQQAHEAGIETFDLGRSGNEDPGLIAFKEHLGAETSSLTYYRSPAPHTQEIKSPNMVSALARHAVSHLPDPLFAGVGQLLYRHMA; translated from the coding sequence ATGACCGTATATAAGCTGGATCCGCTCACCGACCCGCGATGGCCCGCGTTTCTCTCCGCACATCCCGAGTCTTCGATCTTCCATACCGCCGGCTGGCTTCGTGCTCTCCATCTCTCCTATCGATATAGCCCCATTGCATTCACTACCGCACAAGGAGATTCCCTTTCAAACGCTCTCGTCTTCTGCGAGGTACGCAGCTGGCTCACCGGCCGCCGCCTGATCTCGCTTCCCTTCTCCGATCATTGCCAGCCGCTCGCCGTAGGCCGTGATCTCTCGGAGATTCTGGAGTACTTACAGCAGAGCCGGATCACGCACGGTTGGAAATACATCGAACTCAGGCCCGCGAAGAACAATCCCCTTTCCCCCGCGCAACACTGCTACGCCGACAGCGAACGCTTCAGCTTTCAGACAATCGATCTTCGTCCCAATCTCGCGGCCATCTATCAACGTTTCCATTCCAGCTGCATTCGTCGAAAGATCAAGCGAGCGGAGCGCGAAGGTCTCGTCTACGAAGCCGGCACCTCGGACGATCTGCTGCGCAAATTCGGGTACCTGCTTCTGCTTACGCGACGACGCCACAAGCTGCCACCCCAACCGGCTTCCTGGTTTAACAACATTGTCAGATCGCTCGGTCCGGCAGTCACTGTTCATCTCCTGTCCAAGGATTCCGTCCCCATCGCCAGCATGTTGACCCTCACGCACAAAGCTACTCTGGTCTACAAATACGGCTGCTCTGACGGGCACTTCAACCCTCTCGGAGGCGTCCCGCTCCTCTTCTGGAAGGTGATTCAGCAAGCCCATGAAGCTGGTATAGAGACATTCGACCTGGGGCGCTCAGGCAACGAAGATCCAGGACTGATTGCCTTCAAGGAACATCTGGGCGCGGAGACATCCTCGCTTACTTACTACCGCAGTCCCGCCCCTCACACCCAGGAGATCAAATCCCCCAATATGGTCTCAGCACTGGCACGGCACGCTGTCTCTCATCTTCCCGACCCACTGTTCGCAGGAGTCGGCCAGCTACTCTATCGGCACATGGCCTAA
- a CDS encoding glycosyltransferase family 2 protein, producing the protein MTKYIIITPARDEADYIEQTLASVPRQSILPMQWILVNDGSRDNTGEIMDRSAKQYPWITVCHRNDRGYRNSAGGEVDAFYDGFSQIASDDWDFIVKLDGDLSFSPDYFAQCFAEFDKDPRLGIAGGGIYHNLNGVITLEKSPIFHVRGATKIYRRECWNDLGGIMRAPGWDTVDDLKANMLGWTTRSFPALRVLHYRFTGAADGAWRNCVKDGRANYIAGYHPLFMFFKCAVRFVKRPRVVGSLGLMFGFLGCYWRRTPRVQDRSLISYTRNQQLRRLLLLDSMWK; encoded by the coding sequence ATGACAAAGTACATCATCATCACACCTGCTCGCGATGAAGCAGACTACATTGAACAAACCCTTGCTTCGGTTCCGCGTCAGAGCATCCTGCCGATGCAATGGATTCTCGTGAACGATGGTTCTCGCGATAACACCGGGGAGATCATGGATCGCTCCGCGAAGCAGTATCCCTGGATCACCGTCTGTCATCGAAACGATCGTGGTTACCGCAACTCCGCAGGCGGAGAGGTCGATGCGTTCTATGACGGATTTTCTCAGATCGCCAGTGACGACTGGGACTTCATCGTAAAACTCGATGGAGACCTCAGCTTCTCGCCGGATTATTTCGCGCAATGCTTTGCTGAATTCGATAAAGACCCTCGGCTCGGCATTGCGGGAGGCGGCATCTACCACAATTTGAATGGAGTGATCACGCTCGAAAAAAGTCCCATCTTCCACGTTCGCGGGGCCACAAAGATCTACCGGCGCGAATGCTGGAATGACCTGGGAGGCATCATGCGCGCGCCCGGCTGGGATACAGTGGACGATCTCAAGGCCAACATGCTCGGTTGGACTACGCGCAGCTTTCCCGCCCTGCGCGTCCTGCATTACCGCTTCACCGGCGCAGCCGATGGCGCCTGGAGAAATTGCGTCAAGGACGGGCGCGCGAATTACATCGCCGGCTACCATCCTCTTTTCATGTTCTTTAAATGCGCTGTGCGTTTCGTAAAGCGACCTCGAGTGGTTGGCTCCCTGGGCCTGATGTTCGGCTTTCTCGGTTGCTACTGGAGACGCACCCCTCGGGTACAGGACCGCAGCCTGATCAGCTACACACGCAATCAACAACTGCGCCGCCTCCTGCTGCTCGACAGTATGTGGAAATAG
- a CDS encoding glycosyltransferase family A protein — MNFPKVSFVVPCYKLGHLISECLSSILSQTYTNFEILVMDDQSPDDTAQVVSTFSDKRIKYIRNQENLGNLRNYNKGIELCRSEYIWLISADDYLRRPYILERYIKVMEANHKIGYAFCPGVSVIDGREAGVLPYSKYDEADRIIDGRRFLNRLLKSNFIVAASALVRRECYDNIGRFPLTLGMEWSGDWYLWCAFALTYDVAYFAEAMVCYRAHALSMTTTLAQQENLHRCSGGDLAVPLKIRSHARELGLKQVEDACLQAIANEYVQQCKSKKYQSSAWSLSLPAFEASLHENIHSEKERAYIRARVFDGIGDSLWAGGERSRAQASYLASAKIEPPAVKAYIKYLLVSLGVPGNHARTFGRYLRGSING, encoded by the coding sequence ATGAACTTTCCAAAAGTCAGCTTCGTCGTCCCCTGTTACAAGCTAGGCCACCTGATCTCCGAGTGTCTGTCCTCCATCCTTTCGCAGACCTACACGAACTTTGAAATCCTCGTGATGGATGACCAATCTCCCGATGACACGGCACAAGTGGTCTCCACCTTCTCCGACAAGCGCATCAAGTACATACGGAACCAGGAGAACCTCGGCAATCTTCGGAACTACAACAAGGGCATCGAACTCTGCCGTAGCGAATATATCTGGCTGATCTCCGCGGACGACTATCTGCGGCGTCCTTACATCCTCGAGCGATACATCAAGGTTATGGAAGCCAATCACAAGATCGGCTATGCCTTTTGCCCAGGTGTCAGCGTCATCGACGGACGGGAAGCGGGTGTCCTCCCATATTCCAAATACGATGAAGCGGATCGAATCATCGATGGTCGACGCTTCTTGAATCGGCTGTTGAAAAGCAACTTCATCGTCGCGGCGTCCGCACTCGTTCGCCGAGAATGTTATGACAACATTGGGCGATTTCCATTGACTCTCGGAATGGAGTGGAGCGGCGACTGGTACCTGTGGTGTGCCTTTGCGCTGACCTATGACGTCGCCTATTTCGCGGAAGCCATGGTCTGCTATCGTGCACACGCTCTCAGTATGACCACAACGCTTGCCCAGCAGGAGAATCTACATAGGTGTTCTGGAGGCGATCTGGCGGTGCCGCTGAAGATTCGCAGCCACGCCCGCGAACTAGGCCTCAAGCAAGTGGAGGACGCCTGCCTTCAGGCCATTGCAAACGAGTACGTCCAGCAGTGTAAGTCGAAGAAATACCAGTCGTCGGCCTGGTCATTGAGCCTCCCGGCATTTGAAGCCTCCTTGCATGAGAATATCCACTCCGAAAAAGAACGGGCCTATATCCGGGCGCGAGTCTTTGATGGAATAGGGGATAGTCTCTGGGCCGGAGGGGAACGTTCGCGAGCTCAAGCCTCGTATCTCGCGAGTGCAAAGATAGAGCCCCCCGCGGTCAAAGCCTATATCAAGTACCTGCTCGTTTCTTTGGGAGTACCAGGAAATCACGCAAGAACATTTGGACGCTACCTTCGTGGAAGCATCAATGGCTGA
- a CDS encoding glycosyltransferase family 2 protein, which yields MNSPDLSIIIINWKSRDFVGQCLATLFGNNTTLIYEVIVVDNASFDGIAGMLASEFPQVTFIQCEHNLGFAGANNLAFARSRGRNVLFLNPDTEIVGDAIQVLVSTLERLPDAGMVGARLLNSDLSLQTTCVTSVPGLLNQTLNSHHLRTAFPRWKLWGMRALFESSKQPVQVQAISGACMLARRGVLNRVGAFSTQYFMYAEDMDLCVKITQAGSAIYYVPEASIIHHGGGSSARRQESDFSSLMIRESLMRFFALHRGRAYAASYRASLVVASALRILFLLIVFPILFNRRGFSGAVQPLRKWFNIFLWSVGLRPTALSRSLDEPAASAVRCDITDAPVIPQ from the coding sequence ATGAACTCTCCGGATCTCTCCATCATCATCATCAACTGGAAATCGCGCGACTTTGTCGGGCAGTGTCTCGCGACTCTTTTTGGCAACAACACCACCCTGATCTACGAAGTCATCGTCGTCGACAATGCCTCGTTCGACGGAATCGCTGGCATGCTCGCATCTGAGTTTCCCCAGGTGACCTTCATCCAGTGCGAGCACAACCTGGGCTTCGCCGGAGCAAATAATCTGGCCTTCGCCCGCAGTCGCGGCCGGAACGTCCTCTTCCTGAACCCCGACACCGAGATCGTCGGCGACGCTATTCAGGTGCTGGTCTCCACACTGGAACGCCTGCCGGACGCGGGAATGGTCGGTGCACGCCTCCTGAACTCTGACCTATCGCTGCAAACCACTTGCGTCACTTCTGTTCCGGGACTACTGAACCAGACTCTGAACTCTCATCACCTTAGAACGGCCTTTCCCAGATGGAAGCTATGGGGGATGAGGGCACTCTTTGAGAGCAGCAAGCAGCCGGTGCAGGTGCAAGCCATCTCGGGAGCCTGCATGCTGGCGCGCCGCGGCGTGCTCAACCGCGTAGGCGCATTCAGCACGCAGTACTTCATGTACGCAGAGGACATGGATCTTTGCGTAAAGATCACGCAGGCCGGTTCGGCCATCTACTATGTCCCCGAAGCGTCCATCATCCACCACGGGGGAGGAAGCAGCGCCAGGCGTCAGGAGAGCGACTTCAGCAGCCTCATGATTCGCGAGTCTCTGATGCGCTTCTTTGCGCTGCATCGCGGGAGGGCTTATGCGGCCTCGTATCGAGCAAGTCTCGTCGTGGCATCAGCACTCCGGATCCTCTTCCTTCTCATCGTCTTCCCTATCCTATTCAATCGGCGCGGTTTCTCCGGTGCAGTTCAGCCGCTGAGAAAGTGGTTCAATATTTTCCTCTGGTCTGTCGGCCTGAGACCCACGGCTCTGTCGCGCTCCCTGGACGAACCTGCGGCCTCCGCGGTCCGATGCGATATAACCGACGCGCCAGTGATTCCTCAGTAG